In the Ruminococcus sp. OA3 genome, one interval contains:
- a CDS encoding LytTR family DNA-binding domain-containing protein, which produces MKNQIFYIAVCDDEQADRDETAQMTGAVCDEKEIPSEILCFESAKELMKEIRRGKKFDLLILDVMMPEQDGMELARCLRGEKRETAIVFISSNRDMALQGYEVSAARYLAKPLKRDRLKEAVVFCYGQKRRNEELLIPVNGIMKRISAKEIYYIEINGRKSRIVQEDNEWNTSLSIDELEKMLSGLEFIRCHKSFLVNCCHVHAFGTSSMELADGRQIPVSKHRIKEVRKEFFAYMNQ; this is translated from the coding sequence ATGAAAAACCAGATATTTTACATAGCAGTCTGTGACGATGAGCAGGCAGACAGGGATGAAACTGCACAGATGACAGGAGCCGTGTGTGATGAGAAAGAGATTCCTTCAGAAATTTTATGTTTTGAGAGTGCGAAAGAGCTCATGAAAGAAATTCGTAGAGGAAAGAAATTTGACCTTCTGATACTTGATGTGATGATGCCGGAACAGGACGGAATGGAGTTGGCGCGTTGCCTCCGCGGTGAAAAGCGGGAAACAGCAATTGTATTTATATCCAGCAACCGGGATATGGCTCTGCAGGGGTATGAAGTGTCAGCTGCCCGTTATCTGGCAAAACCGCTTAAAAGAGACCGTCTAAAGGAAGCGGTCGTATTTTGCTATGGACAAAAGCGGAGAAATGAGGAATTACTGATTCCGGTAAATGGGATCATGAAAAGAATTTCTGCAAAAGAAATCTATTATATTGAGATTAATGGCAGAAAAAGCCGGATCGTACAGGAAGACAATGAGTGGAATACGTCCCTGTCCATTGACGAGCTGGAAAAGATGTTATCCGGATTGGAATTCATAAGATGCCACAAAAGTTTTCTTGTAAACTGCTGCCATGTCCATGCATTTGGCACTTCTTCGATGGAACTTGCAGACGGCAGGCAGATTCCTGTCAGTAAGCACCGCATCAAAGAAGTGCGGAAAGAGTTTTTTGCCTATATGAACCAATAA
- a CDS encoding GHKL domain-containing protein, whose amino-acid sequence MANIRHLPKLITALLISLLLCIPAALAVFYYTQPMEDLSFDLSLLPEDGQEWEGNKGWSVYTDHKGEKRQLTSDGSGGYSGLSYPGQTFYYSREMSEKLDSPVLQIGVVNRTVSVFLDNTLIYTDCPELDNRIGYLELPMLDSDRSEPVTVSLPPNYEGRTLTVAQSSPGPGASEKQGGDDTVYPCEITLYCGYSYESGLIAETARVMIPAVLLFALVFFLLAAFIWNTSFGTLRFTLPFFALTVFFQMCSVLAQTDFFYQYFGSPSSDPTRIFFDLSVASLLAFLTIYAKPLRILFLIITVLQFLSTIAAVVVAHFGILLFEDTHRFITVLPHITGFVALFAVLVCSFFLNRKNNRFFRHLFHTALVIIIGYTLFLLLSIPLLPDYADTVLTRIAREIAFLFPNYSLKLLWNLCLLSSLSAVVIELAERETRRRTEHIILAAKSELALQSYENLRRQSEEVQMLRHDMMKHYSLLGRMAAESPEKLADYLSELTGLAEQVRPVVSSGNQILDIIINGKLNTASDKGITAEIIRSEAPKILPLTDTDTCCLFLNILENAVNAASDPGIVNPFLRLDFHCKNRHFIFSCENSVLPESEKHKKNPMPGHGYGMEIIRSVMGKWGNMVSVERTKTKFKITIIIPLPQNSV is encoded by the coding sequence ATGGCTAATATAAGGCATTTACCAAAACTTATCACCGCACTGCTCATTTCTCTGCTTTTATGTATTCCTGCCGCCCTGGCAGTTTTTTATTACACGCAACCTATGGAAGATTTGTCTTTTGATCTTTCCCTGCTTCCGGAGGACGGACAGGAATGGGAGGGCAACAAGGGCTGGTCTGTATATACAGATCATAAAGGTGAGAAGAGACAGCTGACTTCTGACGGCAGCGGAGGATATTCAGGTCTTTCATATCCCGGTCAGACATTCTATTACTCACGTGAGATGTCAGAAAAGCTGGACAGCCCGGTCCTTCAGATTGGCGTCGTCAACCGGACAGTCAGTGTCTTTCTCGATAATACTTTGATTTATACAGACTGTCCGGAACTTGACAATCGTATCGGTTACCTGGAATTGCCAATGCTGGACTCTGACCGGTCAGAGCCTGTAACCGTATCACTTCCTCCGAACTATGAAGGTCGCACACTGACAGTTGCACAGTCCAGTCCCGGTCCTGGAGCCTCCGAAAAGCAGGGAGGAGATGATACTGTATATCCCTGCGAGATTACACTATACTGCGGCTATTCTTATGAGAGCGGACTGATTGCGGAGACCGCACGTGTCATGATTCCCGCTGTACTTCTGTTTGCACTGGTGTTTTTCCTGCTGGCGGCATTTATCTGGAATACCTCTTTTGGAACTCTGCGTTTTACACTTCCGTTCTTTGCTCTTACGGTGTTTTTCCAGATGTGCAGTGTATTGGCACAGACAGACTTTTTTTACCAGTATTTTGGTTCGCCTTCCTCGGATCCTACCAGGATATTCTTTGATCTGTCTGTTGCATCCCTGCTTGCATTCCTTACCATTTATGCAAAGCCGCTGCGTATTCTGTTTCTTATAATCACAGTACTGCAGTTTCTAAGCACGATTGCCGCCGTCGTTGTAGCACATTTTGGGATTCTGCTATTTGAGGATACACATAGATTCATAACAGTTCTGCCTCATATTACCGGGTTTGTCGCCCTGTTTGCTGTGTTGGTCTGTTCCTTCTTCCTTAACCGGAAGAACAATCGGTTTTTCAGGCATTTATTCCATACAGCACTTGTTATAATTATTGGTTATACCCTGTTTCTGCTGCTTAGCATCCCATTGCTGCCTGATTATGCGGACACGGTATTGACAAGGATTGCCCGGGAGATAGCCTTCTTGTTTCCAAACTATTCCCTGAAGCTGCTCTGGAACCTCTGTCTGCTTTCCAGCCTTTCTGCAGTTGTGATTGAACTGGCAGAACGCGAAACCAGGCGCCGTACGGAACATATTATTTTAGCCGCAAAAAGTGAACTTGCTCTCCAAAGTTACGAGAATCTTCGCCGTCAGTCAGAAGAAGTGCAGATGCTCAGGCATGATATGATGAAACATTATTCCCTGCTTGGCAGGATGGCGGCAGAGTCACCGGAAAAACTTGCGGACTATCTGTCGGAGCTGACCGGACTGGCTGAACAGGTACGACCCGTCGTCTCCAGCGGGAATCAGATACTGGATATCATTATAAACGGGAAATTAAACACTGCCTCGGACAAAGGAATTACCGCTGAGATCATCCGCTCCGAAGCACCAAAGATTCTGCCTCTTACAGATACGGATACCTGTTGTCTGTTTCTGAACATTCTGGAGAATGCAGTCAACGCAGCTTCCGACCCAGGTATTGTCAATCCCTTCTTACGTCTGGATTTCCATTGTAAGAACCGGCACTTTATTTTTTCCTGCGAAAATTCTGTACTGCCCGAATCCGAAAAACACAAAAAAAATCCCATGCCCGGGCATGGGTATGGGATGGAAATCATCCGTTCCGTTATGGGGAAATGGGGAAATATGGTCTCTGTGGAACGGACAAAAACGAAATTTAAAATTACGATCATCATTCCGCTGCCCCAAAATTCTGTGTAG
- a CDS encoding sigma factor-like helix-turn-helix DNA-binding protein, producing the protein MIYLHYYEGYSAHEISLILGKKENTVYSLLSRGRGILKEKLGGDEFGK; encoded by the coding sequence GTGATCTACCTGCACTATTATGAAGGGTATTCTGCGCATGAAATCAGTCTGATTTTAGGCAAGAAGGAAAATACCGTTTATTCATTACTGTCAAGAGGACGCGGGATTCTGAAGGAAAAGCTGGGAGGTGATGAATTTGGGAAATAA
- a CDS encoding L,D-transpeptidase family protein, producing the protein MKLTGRKKKQVIVLIICLSLAVLLGISLIIYIRTIEKKTMGYRISVYGLNISKLSLEEAAEKIAAEFEKTNVVFTENGSEVYKTTLKNMGYSLDIKHLQSELTEVKKQRAEQKGLIKPKGNYEIKYTINQDEKQEADALAADRFDSIERKDSADAYIKYDEQKGEFVIIDDVLGNQIDEAKLQEYVHKELETKFSQSLLNRTVEITVSDPVYKEGITSENPELNSSLEALNQQLQQYRSTSVTYTFGEATEVLTSEQIASWLTVNDDNSISINEEAASAFISELAANYNTIYLPRYFQTSYGNEIKISGNEYGFRIDQEAELQQLLEDLKSGTAIQRDPVYSKQGITRNGKDDLAGSYIEVSLDNQHLWLYKNGSLVTETDIVSGLPTEERETYRGAWPIAYKASPYTLSSDIYGYEQKVTYWMPFVYGQGLHDADWQSAFGGDRYKTNGSHGCINLPPDQAKIIYDSIDGGYPIIIY; encoded by the coding sequence ATGAAACTGACAGGCAGGAAAAAAAAGCAGGTCATTGTTCTGATTATATGTCTTTCTCTCGCGGTTTTACTTGGTATATCGCTGATCATATATATAAGAACGATAGAGAAAAAAACCATGGGATACAGAATATCCGTATATGGATTAAACATTTCAAAACTGTCTCTTGAAGAGGCGGCAGAAAAAATAGCAGCTGAATTCGAGAAAACGAACGTTGTCTTTACAGAGAATGGCAGTGAGGTTTATAAGACGACGTTAAAGAATATGGGATACTCGCTGGATATAAAGCATTTGCAGAGTGAATTGACAGAAGTTAAGAAGCAAAGAGCTGAACAGAAGGGACTGATCAAACCGAAAGGGAATTATGAGATCAAATACACGATCAATCAGGATGAGAAGCAGGAGGCCGATGCTCTGGCTGCTGATCGATTTGATTCGATTGAACGAAAAGATTCTGCAGATGCATACATAAAGTACGATGAACAAAAAGGTGAATTTGTGATCATAGACGATGTACTGGGGAACCAGATCGATGAGGCGAAACTGCAGGAATATGTCCACAAAGAACTGGAAACAAAATTCAGTCAGAGTTTACTGAACCGTACTGTGGAAATTACGGTGAGTGATCCGGTTTATAAGGAGGGGATCACCTCAGAGAACCCGGAACTCAACAGCAGTCTGGAGGCATTGAACCAGCAGTTGCAGCAGTATAGAAGTACTTCTGTTACCTATACATTCGGAGAGGCAACGGAGGTGCTGACTTCCGAGCAGATCGCTTCGTGGCTGACTGTGAATGACGACAACAGTATCAGTATCAACGAGGAAGCAGCGAGTGCCTTTATTTCAGAACTGGCAGCGAATTATAATACTATTTATTTGCCGCGCTATTTCCAGACGTCCTATGGAAACGAGATCAAAATCAGTGGAAATGAATATGGATTTCGGATTGATCAGGAGGCAGAACTGCAGCAGCTGCTGGAAGATCTGAAGAGCGGCACAGCCATCCAGCGTGATCCTGTCTACAGCAAGCAGGGGATTACCAGAAACGGAAAAGATGACCTGGCGGGCAGTTATATTGAAGTCAGTCTTGACAATCAGCATTTATGGCTCTATAAAAATGGTTCTCTCGTTACGGAAACAGATATCGTGAGCGGTCTTCCAACAGAAGAGCGGGAAACCTACCGTGGGGCGTGGCCGATTGCTTATAAAGCAAGTCCATACACGCTGAGCAGTGATATTTACGGATATGAGCAGAAAGTTACATACTGGATGCCTTTTGTATATGGACAGGGTCTGCATGATGCGGACTGGCAGTCTGCGTTTGGAGGAGACCGGTACAAGACAAACGGAAGCCACGGATGCATTAACCTTCCGCCGGATCAGGCAAAAATCATCTATGATTCCATCGACGGAGGATATCCGATTATCATATATTAA
- a CDS encoding helix-turn-helix transcriptional regulator, translating to MYEWQQQIQMIVDEIDKCIKKYDDEALTLRALSQRLGYSEFYTTRKFKEISGMQFRDYLRLRKLAFALKEVRDSDKNILDIALNYGFSSHEAFTRAFRGTYGVTPSEYRKKPRPVVLRTKINPFDRYFLGLGEIGMIKSNGDVNIYFVTIPAHKFLHIKNYESNGYWDFWQKQSLIPGQDCETICGLLDSIKGKLDDDGGSETNSGSGQLMAYMNDPNGRLCDWGIPRTECYGVRLPADYKGEIPPQMLMVDVPEDEYIVFEHGPFDYEQENRSVEEKIEKAMSTFDFSGTGYCFDTSPGRIIYLYYDPQRFCKYIRPVRK from the coding sequence ATGTATGAGTGGCAGCAGCAAATTCAAATGATCGTTGATGAAATAGACAAATGCATTAAAAAATATGATGATGAAGCACTGACACTGCGCGCTCTGTCCCAAAGGCTTGGTTATTCCGAGTTTTATACGACGAGAAAATTCAAAGAAATATCAGGAATGCAATTCAGGGATTATCTGAGGCTCAGAAAATTAGCCTTTGCATTAAAAGAGGTGCGAGACAGCGATAAGAACATTTTGGATATTGCCCTTAATTATGGATTTTCATCACACGAAGCTTTTACCAGAGCTTTCCGGGGAACATATGGCGTTACGCCAAGTGAATACCGAAAAAAGCCGAGGCCTGTCGTTCTTCGTACCAAAATCAACCCTTTCGACCGCTACTTTTTAGGGTTAGGAGAAATAGGTATGATAAAATCTAACGGTGACGTTAACATTTATTTTGTGACCATACCCGCACACAAATTTTTGCACATTAAAAACTATGAGAGTAATGGGTATTGGGATTTTTGGCAAAAACAGAGTCTTATACCGGGACAGGACTGCGAGACAATCTGCGGCCTGCTCGACAGTATCAAAGGTAAACTGGATGATGATGGAGGGAGCGAAACGAACAGCGGCAGTGGTCAGCTTATGGCGTATATGAATGACCCCAACGGCAGACTCTGTGATTGGGGGATTCCGCGTACAGAGTGTTATGGAGTCCGTCTTCCCGCCGATTATAAAGGGGAAATACCACCGCAAATGCTTATGGTTGACGTTCCGGAAGACGAGTATATCGTGTTTGAACACGGGCCATTCGATTATGAACAGGAAAACCGCAGCGTGGAGGAAAAAATCGAAAAGGCAATGTCGACGTTTGATTTTTCCGGCACCGGTTACTGCTTTGATACCTCGCCCGGCAGAATCATTTACCTGTATTATGACCCGCAGCGGTTTTGCAAGTATATCCGACCGGTGCGGAAGTAG
- a CDS encoding sugar ABC transporter substrate-binding protein, with protein MKKKYISILCALALTATMLAGCGGKDDSSSTASTDTSSEDTSGGDAAAKDTGDASGKEIKVGFVVKSLADQYWILVKAGAEATAKENNVDLTFIAPNSESDVAKQVENIETLVAAGVDVLCVAPSNDETVLPALQNAVDAGIKVIAVDTDSSLPDKVSFIGTGNESAAKEGALWAGEQVGEGAKAIILRGRLGDATHDAREAGIKAGLEEAGVEVLESQAADSTEEKGMSVSENLLQKYPDADLIITTADSMATGAYNAVVAAGTDTKVYGFDGTIPVSEKVAAGEMLGTTAQAPYDMGVLGIETAIKIMNGEEVDAVIDSGQKIITAENAEEFKADLEAKVKSAE; from the coding sequence ATGAAAAAGAAGTATATTAGCATTTTATGTGCACTCGCTTTAACGGCAACAATGCTGGCAGGATGCGGCGGAAAAGATGACTCTTCTTCGACAGCATCAACGGATACATCTTCCGAGGATACATCCGGAGGCGATGCTGCAGCCAAAGACACAGGTGACGCGTCAGGTAAAGAGATTAAAGTCGGCTTCGTTGTCAAGTCTCTGGCAGACCAGTATTGGATTCTTGTAAAGGCCGGTGCTGAGGCAACAGCAAAAGAAAATAACGTGGACCTTACCTTCATTGCCCCGAATTCAGAAAGTGATGTGGCAAAACAGGTAGAAAATATTGAGACACTGGTAGCAGCAGGCGTGGATGTGCTCTGTGTTGCTCCTTCCAATGATGAGACAGTGCTTCCGGCACTGCAGAATGCAGTTGATGCCGGAATCAAGGTGATCGCTGTAGATACCGATTCTTCTCTTCCGGATAAAGTGTCCTTTATCGGAACAGGTAATGAAAGTGCAGCGAAAGAAGGCGCATTGTGGGCTGGCGAACAGGTTGGCGAAGGTGCAAAAGCAATCATCCTGCGAGGACGTCTGGGCGATGCCACACACGATGCCAGAGAAGCTGGTATCAAAGCCGGTCTGGAAGAAGCTGGCGTAGAAGTACTGGAATCTCAGGCAGCTGATTCAACAGAAGAAAAAGGTATGAGTGTCAGTGAAAACCTGCTCCAGAAATATCCGGACGCAGATCTGATCATCACAACAGCCGATTCTATGGCGACCGGCGCATACAACGCAGTTGTTGCGGCTGGAACAGATACAAAGGTTTATGGATTTGACGGAACCATTCCTGTCAGTGAAAAAGTTGCTGCTGGCGAGATGCTGGGAACTACCGCACAGGCTCCATATGACATGGGTGTACTCGGAATCGAAACTGCAATCAAGATTATGAACGGCGAAGAAGTAGACGCTGTCATCGATTCCGGACAGAAGATCATCACTGCAGAGAATGCAGAAGAATTTAAAGCTGATCTGGAAGCAAAGGTGAAATCAGCAGAATAA
- a CDS encoding sugar ABC transporter ATP-binding protein, with product MGEVIMELQNVTKYFPGVIALNDMSFQIRTGEVHGLIGENGAGKSTLIKVFTGVNQPEKGKIIIDGKEVVLSNPNVAKKYGVGCIYQELNIVPDLSITDNLFINYYKKKGVLLDYHYMHKKAAEIMEQLGQKIDPRTLCGKLGLGVQQMVEIGKSILSEARLIIMDEPTSSLSANEVNQLMKTINILRDKGIAIVFVSHKLEEIFEICDCITVMRDGQHISTKPVKQVTNDSLIADMVGRSLDDLFPKEIYPQGEEFLRIENFNSVGVLRNVSFKAYAGQVLGFAGLVGAGRTETMRALFGADPKDTGDVYIRGKKTTINSPKDAIHHKIAFLTEDRKGEGLILDASVKNNLFLATIDQDTSHGFLDQKKYQKIGMENVETYKIKTPTLETPAGTLSGGNQQKVVIAKWVNTDADIYIFDEPTRGIDVGAKIEVYHVMNKLCREGKCVIMISSELPEILGMSDRVIIMREGKVMGELDRNSEHFNQESIMKAAWGGKLS from the coding sequence ATGGGCGAAGTAATCATGGAATTACAGAATGTTACCAAATACTTTCCTGGCGTTATTGCATTGAATGATATGTCCTTTCAGATCAGAACGGGTGAAGTACATGGTTTGATCGGTGAAAACGGTGCCGGTAAATCCACGCTGATCAAAGTATTTACGGGTGTCAATCAGCCGGAAAAAGGAAAGATTATCATAGACGGCAAAGAGGTAGTGCTGTCGAATCCCAATGTTGCGAAAAAATACGGGGTAGGATGTATTTATCAGGAACTGAATATTGTACCGGATTTAAGTATTACTGACAATTTATTCATCAATTATTATAAGAAAAAAGGAGTCCTTCTGGACTATCATTATATGCATAAAAAAGCGGCGGAGATCATGGAACAGCTGGGTCAGAAGATTGATCCCCGCACACTGTGCGGAAAGCTCGGGCTGGGTGTTCAGCAGATGGTTGAGATTGGAAAATCCATTTTGTCTGAAGCGAGACTTATCATCATGGACGAACCCACATCGTCACTTTCCGCAAATGAAGTCAACCAGCTGATGAAAACGATCAATATCCTGCGGGACAAGGGGATTGCGATTGTCTTTGTATCACATAAACTGGAGGAGATTTTTGAAATCTGTGACTGTATCACCGTTATGCGGGATGGGCAGCACATCAGCACAAAGCCGGTAAAGCAGGTGACAAATGACAGTCTGATTGCTGATATGGTCGGCAGAAGCCTGGATGATCTGTTTCCGAAAGAAATCTATCCGCAGGGTGAGGAATTTCTCCGTATTGAGAATTTTAACAGTGTCGGTGTTTTAAGAAACGTAAGTTTCAAAGCGTACGCCGGACAGGTGCTTGGATTTGCCGGGCTGGTAGGCGCGGGAAGAACAGAGACCATGCGCGCCTTGTTTGGTGCGGACCCGAAAGACACCGGTGATGTCTACATCAGGGGTAAGAAGACCACGATCAATTCTCCGAAGGATGCCATTCATCATAAGATCGCATTCCTGACAGAAGACAGAAAGGGGGAGGGACTGATCCTGGATGCTTCCGTTAAGAATAATCTTTTCCTCGCCACAATCGATCAAGATACGAGCCATGGGTTCCTGGATCAAAAGAAGTATCAGAAGATTGGAATGGAGAATGTGGAGACCTATAAGATTAAAACCCCGACGCTTGAGACACCTGCGGGAACACTTTCCGGCGGTAATCAGCAGAAGGTGGTAATCGCCAAATGGGTCAATACAGATGCGGATATTTATATCTTTGATGAGCCGACAAGAGGTATCGATGTCGGTGCCAAGATTGAAGTATATCATGTAATGAACAAGCTCTGCAGAGAAGGGAAATGCGTCATCATGATCTCTTCAGAACTTCCGGAAATCCTTGGCATGAGCGACCGCGTGATCATCATGAGGGAAGGAAAAGTCATGGGCGAACTGGACAGAAACTCTGAGCATTTCAACCAGGAATCGATTATGAAAGCTGCATGGGGAGGGAAACTATCATGA
- a CDS encoding ABC transporter permease, which yields MKENKSNVKEFIGKLGPLLALIVVCIGLAIATEGRFLAFANIMNILRQTPIIALMAVGMLCVILLGGIDLSAGSLLAISICCSGVVMQKFNIQNPLILILVCLVVGTLAGAFNGVLLTKLHLPHPFIATLGMKNVCRGLALLITGATAIAGFPKGVTFVGVTNVGKIPLSFIMTIVLYIAMHIFLTRTGLGRKIFSFGGNSEAARLAGINTDRVQIFCYATSGFFCAVAGIVYMGRLNSAVPLASLEGDLDAIASCIIGGASFLGGKGNVWGTLVGAMMIAVIRNGCDLIGVSSDLQQIVIGAVIVIAVFIDVLRGQMDAKAKRLAIAKSLEAAS from the coding sequence ATGAAAGAAAATAAAAGCAATGTAAAAGAATTTATCGGCAAATTAGGACCGCTGCTGGCACTGATTGTTGTATGTATCGGGCTTGCGATCGCAACGGAGGGCAGGTTCCTTGCCTTTGCCAATATCATGAACATTTTGCGTCAGACACCGATCATCGCGCTGATGGCAGTCGGTATGCTGTGTGTGATCCTGCTCGGAGGAATCGACCTCTCCGCCGGATCACTGCTCGCGATCTCGATCTGCTGCTCCGGTGTGGTCATGCAGAAATTCAATATTCAGAATCCGCTGATTCTGATCCTTGTGTGTCTCGTTGTGGGAACACTTGCAGGAGCATTCAACGGCGTTCTTCTGACGAAACTGCATCTGCCGCATCCGTTTATCGCAACGCTCGGCATGAAAAACGTCTGCCGTGGTCTGGCACTGCTGATCACAGGGGCTACTGCAATCGCAGGTTTCCCGAAAGGCGTTACCTTTGTAGGTGTTACGAATGTGGGCAAGATTCCGCTTTCCTTTATTATGACAATTGTTCTTTACATAGCGATGCATATCTTCCTGACAAGGACTGGTCTCGGCCGTAAGATCTTTTCATTCGGAGGAAATTCCGAGGCGGCAAGACTTGCAGGAATCAACACAGACCGTGTCCAGATCTTCTGCTACGCAACTTCCGGTTTCTTCTGTGCAGTTGCCGGTATTGTGTACATGGGACGCCTGAATTCAGCAGTTCCGCTGGCATCTCTGGAAGGTGACCTAGATGCGATCGCTTCCTGTATCATCGGCGGCGCTTCTTTCCTCGGCGGAAAAGGTAATGTCTGGGGTACATTGGTTGGGGCCATGATGATTGCCGTTATCCGTAACGGCTGTGACCTCATCGGCGTATCTTCGGATTTACAGCAGATCGTTATCGGCGCTGTCATTGTCATTGCGGTATTTATCGACGTACTGCGCGGACAGATGGATGCAAAGGCAAAACGTCTTGCAATTGCAAAAAGTCTGGAAGCTGCTTCCTAA
- a CDS encoding response regulator: MKVLIADDEIGICRLIQCLVDWESLGLEILSIVHNGWEALKVIETDKPDIVITDVCMPEYNGIDIIKRVKSSNSDIKFIVISGYREFEYARDALKYGAEDYLLKPIKKDELTAALLRIIDAETQKRQTVQEQTRLKQYVETTAIKLREEFVNHLLFQTADPAQLTAVYCSEKLHRDFVKKHFICIAMKADLPEERFSFEEVKDFFQKKAGVTLENNLKEDQYVCCWGLYEDILLAVINFDSPKREVLNDHFRQVIFELREMIKIPTSLCHISIGKGKVANSLEELPFSMHQAYYALMERILKETDSGIYECPEKLANENRSNIVNYTFQKVLFQALENTDYDGACSLLEGVIIKLKNEEDLTGYKVLETFREVYTIIFTGMNAKFSKDEIEEWKEKVNECMHNSCRMEQMTKDLQLFLEQIFARLKEKQESISRKPIREAREYIARHFKDDIDLEQVSCIVGFNPSYFSRLFKKETGKNFVEYLTELRMLEAQQLLSETDKCIAEIAQEVGYTDDKYFSRAFKKYSGLKPKDYRKLYIM; the protein is encoded by the coding sequence ATGAAAGTTTTAATAGCAGACGATGAGATTGGAATCTGCCGGTTGATACAATGTCTTGTGGACTGGGAATCACTTGGACTTGAAATTTTAAGTATTGTACACAACGGATGGGAAGCTCTGAAGGTGATTGAGACGGATAAGCCCGATATCGTCATCACAGATGTCTGCATGCCGGAATATAACGGAATCGATATTATAAAAAGAGTAAAAAGTTCGAATTCCGATATCAAGTTTATTGTCATCAGCGGCTACCGGGAATTTGAGTATGCAAGAGATGCCCTGAAATATGGAGCGGAGGATTATCTGCTGAAACCCATCAAGAAAGATGAACTGACTGCCGCGCTTCTGCGCATCATCGATGCAGAGACTCAGAAACGCCAGACGGTGCAGGAACAGACGCGGCTGAAGCAGTATGTGGAAACAACCGCTATTAAGCTGCGTGAAGAATTTGTCAATCACCTTCTTTTTCAGACTGCGGATCCTGCACAGCTTACAGCAGTGTACTGCAGTGAAAAGCTGCACCGTGATTTTGTTAAAAAACACTTTATATGTATTGCTATGAAGGCCGATCTTCCTGAGGAACGGTTCTCGTTTGAAGAAGTAAAGGATTTCTTCCAGAAAAAAGCGGGAGTCACACTGGAAAACAATCTGAAAGAAGATCAGTATGTGTGCTGCTGGGGTCTGTATGAGGATATTCTTCTGGCTGTTATTAATTTTGATTCTCCGAAAAGAGAGGTATTAAACGATCACTTTCGACAGGTGATCTTTGAACTGCGTGAGATGATCAAAATACCGACATCTCTCTGTCACATTTCAATCGGTAAGGGAAAGGTGGCGAATTCACTGGAAGAATTGCCGTTCTCCATGCATCAGGCCTACTATGCATTGATGGAACGGATATTAAAGGAAACGGACAGCGGGATTTATGAATGCCCGGAGAAACTGGCTAATGAGAACAGAAGTAATATTGTCAATTATACATTTCAAAAAGTTTTGTTTCAGGCCCTGGAAAATACCGATTACGACGGAGCCTGCTCTCTGCTTGAGGGTGTTATAATAAAACTGAAGAATGAGGAAGATCTGACGGGATATAAAGTACTGGAAACTTTTCGGGAAGTGTACACGATTATTTTTACGGGGATGAATGCGAAATTCTCAAAAGATGAGATAGAAGAGTGGAAAGAAAAAGTAAATGAATGTATGCACAACAGCTGCCGCATGGAACAGATGACAAAAGACCTGCAGCTGTTTCTGGAACAGATATTCGCCAGGCTGAAGGAAAAGCAGGAGAGTATCAGCCGTAAACCGATTCGTGAGGCAAGAGAATACATTGCCAGACACTTCAAGGATGACATTGATCTTGAACAGGTGAGTTGTATCGTCGGATTTAATCCTTCTTATTTTTCACGTCTTTTTAAAAAGGAAACCGGAAAAAATTTCGTGGAATATCTGACGGAACTGCGGATGCTCGAAGCACAGCAGCTGTTGTCAGAGACGGATAAATGCATCGCTGAGATCGCACAGGAAGTCGGATATACAGACGACAAATACTTTTCAAGAGCATTTAAAAAATACAGCGGACTGAAGCCTAAGGATTATCGCAAACTATATATCATGTAA